One Agrococcus jenensis genomic region harbors:
- a CDS encoding DNA-3-methyladenine glycosylase I, translating into MHLIVGDDRLARPLWAASDPLLRDYYDREWGMPVRDETGLFERLSLEAFQSGLSWSTILRKRPAFRAAFAGFDPDAVAAFDDADVARLMDDAGIVRNRRKIDATIGNARATVALRAEGGLPALVWSFQPESTPAPETFADVPTQSPESIELSKALKRRGFAHVGPTTMHALMEAVGIVDTHLVGSHRRGSSGVWTAEGRRA; encoded by the coding sequence ATGCACCTGATCGTCGGCGACGACCGCCTCGCGCGCCCGCTGTGGGCCGCGTCCGACCCGCTGCTGCGCGACTACTACGACCGCGAGTGGGGCATGCCCGTGCGCGACGAGACCGGCCTCTTCGAGCGGCTCTCGCTCGAGGCCTTCCAGTCGGGGCTGTCGTGGTCGACGATCCTGCGCAAGCGCCCGGCGTTCCGCGCGGCGTTCGCGGGCTTCGACCCGGATGCCGTGGCCGCGTTCGACGACGCCGACGTCGCGAGGCTCATGGACGACGCCGGCATCGTGCGCAACCGCCGCAAGATCGACGCGACGATCGGCAACGCGCGCGCCACGGTGGCGCTGCGCGCCGAGGGCGGGCTCCCGGCGCTCGTCTGGTCGTTCCAGCCGGAGTCGACGCCCGCGCCCGAGACGTTCGCCGACGTGCCGACGCAGTCGCCGGAGTCGATCGAGCTCTCGAAGGCGCTCAAGCGCCGCGGCTTCGCGCACGTCGGCCCCACCACGATGCACGCGCTCATGGAGGCGGTCGGGATCGTCGACACCCACCTGGTCGGCTCGCACCGACGCGGCTCGAGCGGCGTCTGGACGGCCGAGGGGCGGCGAGCATGA
- a CDS encoding DUF6766 family protein → MARRFRSSSWLRDHGLLLVLLGIFVATLAAMVVTGAAVASDEQVQHGGEPISPLAYLATPDFAEATFENWESEFLQMASYVLLTAYLFQRGSAESKDPDSEEPVDEDPRHARVTAATPWPVRRGGMVLKLYEHSLLIFFSVLFLLSMALHAIGGAGAYNEEQLQHGGEPVSVLGYLGTSQFWFESMQNWQSEFLAVAAIVWASIWLRERGSPESKPVSAPHSQTG, encoded by the coding sequence ATGGCGAGACGCTTCCGCTCCAGCAGCTGGCTGCGCGACCACGGGCTGCTGCTCGTGCTGCTCGGCATCTTCGTGGCCACGCTCGCCGCGATGGTCGTGACCGGCGCGGCGGTCGCATCCGACGAGCAGGTGCAGCACGGCGGCGAGCCGATCTCGCCGCTCGCCTACCTCGCGACGCCCGACTTCGCCGAGGCGACGTTCGAGAACTGGGAGTCGGAGTTCCTGCAGATGGCGTCGTACGTGCTGCTGACCGCCTACCTGTTCCAGCGCGGCTCCGCGGAGTCGAAGGACCCGGACAGCGAGGAGCCGGTCGACGAGGACCCGCGGCACGCGCGCGTCACCGCAGCGACGCCCTGGCCGGTGCGGCGCGGCGGGATGGTGCTCAAGCTCTACGAGCACTCGCTGCTCATCTTCTTCTCGGTGCTGTTCCTGCTGTCGATGGCCCTCCACGCGATCGGGGGTGCCGGGGCGTACAACGAGGAGCAGCTGCAGCACGGCGGCGAGCCGGTCTCGGTGCTGGGCTACCTCGGCACGTCGCAGTTCTGGTTCGAGTCGATGCAGAACTGGCAGAGCGAGTTCCTCGCCGTCGCGGCGATCGTCTGGGCGTCGATCTGGCTGCGCGAGCGGGGCTCGCCCGAGTCCAAGCCGGTCTCGGCCCCGCACTCGCAGACCGGGTGA
- a CDS encoding LLM class flavin-dependent oxidoreductase yields the protein MRLSVLDLAPIAPGETAGASLAGSVELAQAAERLGYARVWYAEHHNMATIASSATSVLIAHVAAHTSTIRLGAGGVMLPNHSPLVIAEQFGTLAELHPGRIDLGLGRAPGTDQRTWTALRRDIRASERFPEDVVELQGYLSGSPTVPGIKAVPGHGTNVPLTILGSSLFGAQLAAALGLPYAFASHFAPDALHQAVAVYRERFEPSAQLDAPFVIAGINAVVAPSRDEAMQMQRELVRARVRGLLLRDSPIAQQVGDDELDALAASPQAAHIATMVRNTALGTGDEAVATLRRFQVEADADELIMAVHGTTAERIRAIELLEAAGGLRDAAA from the coding sequence ATGCGTCTGTCTGTGCTGGATCTCGCCCCGATCGCCCCTGGAGAGACCGCAGGCGCCAGCCTCGCCGGCTCCGTCGAGCTCGCCCAGGCGGCCGAGCGCCTGGGCTACGCCCGCGTCTGGTACGCCGAGCACCACAACATGGCGACGATCGCGTCGAGCGCGACGAGCGTGCTGATCGCCCACGTCGCCGCGCACACGTCGACGATCCGGCTCGGCGCCGGCGGCGTTATGCTGCCCAACCACTCGCCGCTCGTGATCGCCGAGCAGTTCGGCACGCTCGCCGAGCTGCACCCCGGCCGCATCGACCTGGGACTGGGCCGCGCGCCCGGCACCGACCAGCGCACGTGGACGGCGCTGCGCCGCGACATCCGCGCCTCCGAGCGGTTCCCCGAGGACGTCGTCGAGCTGCAGGGCTACCTGTCGGGCTCGCCGACGGTGCCCGGCATCAAGGCGGTGCCCGGCCACGGCACGAACGTGCCGCTGACGATCCTCGGCTCGTCGCTCTTCGGCGCGCAGCTCGCGGCCGCCCTCGGCCTCCCGTACGCCTTCGCGTCGCACTTCGCGCCGGACGCCCTGCACCAGGCCGTCGCGGTCTACCGCGAGCGGTTCGAGCCGAGCGCGCAGCTCGACGCGCCGTTCGTGATCGCCGGCATCAACGCGGTCGTCGCGCCCTCGCGCGACGAGGCGATGCAGATGCAGCGCGAGCTCGTGCGGGCGCGCGTGCGCGGCCTGCTGCTGCGCGACAGCCCGATCGCGCAGCAGGTCGGCGACGACGAGCTCGACGCGCTCGCGGCGAGCCCGCAGGCGGCGCACATCGCGACGATGGTGCGCAACACGGCCCTCGGCACCGGTGACGAGGCGGTGGCGACCCTCCGCCGCTTCCAGGTGGAGGCCGACGCCGACGAGCTCATCATGGCCGTGCACGGCACGACCGCGGAGCGCATCCGCGCGATCGAGCTGCTCGAGGCGGCGGGCGGCCTTCGGGACGCAGCGGCCTGA
- a CDS encoding glycerate kinase → MTRVVAAFDAFKGSLTALEACEAAARGVRAAVPGAEVVLVPMADGGEGSLDALLARGGELRSTATVDAIGRPAIAQWTLDGGHAVIELAQAAGLPQVEDAQLRPLEASTEGLGRVVLDALDAGATELTLLLGGSATTDGGAGVLTALGARLTDAAGSPVGAGGGGLGALERIDVTAIDPRALAARWRFVTDVDAPLTGPRGAAAVFGPQKGATPAEVATLDAALGRLASAAATALGVERAAIADVPGAGAAGGAASVLRALTGGEIVAGGAWFAGLVGLDRAIAGSALVLTGEGRFDGQSAGGKVVSVVHAAARAQGVQLCVLAGAVDAHAAAAMGVPAISIAAGPADLGALQRDAADLLAAAAASVARLTLREAP, encoded by the coding sequence ATGACCCGGGTGGTCGCGGCCTTCGACGCGTTCAAGGGCAGCCTGACGGCGCTCGAGGCATGCGAGGCGGCCGCCCGCGGCGTGCGCGCCGCGGTGCCCGGCGCCGAGGTCGTGCTCGTGCCGATGGCGGACGGCGGCGAGGGCAGCCTCGACGCGCTGCTCGCGCGCGGCGGCGAGCTGCGGTCGACCGCGACGGTCGACGCGATCGGGAGGCCCGCGATCGCGCAGTGGACGCTCGACGGCGGCCACGCGGTGATCGAGCTCGCCCAGGCCGCGGGCCTGCCCCAGGTCGAGGACGCGCAGCTCCGGCCGCTCGAGGCGTCGACCGAGGGGCTGGGCCGCGTCGTGCTCGACGCGCTCGATGCCGGCGCGACGGAGCTGACGCTGCTGCTCGGCGGCTCCGCCACCACGGACGGCGGCGCCGGGGTGCTCACCGCGCTCGGCGCACGGCTGACCGATGCCGCGGGCAGCCCCGTCGGCGCGGGCGGCGGCGGCCTCGGCGCGCTCGAGCGCATCGACGTGACGGCGATCGATCCGCGGGCGCTGGCCGCGCGCTGGCGCTTCGTCACCGACGTGGACGCACCCCTCACCGGGCCGCGCGGTGCGGCCGCGGTCTTCGGGCCGCAGAAGGGCGCGACGCCCGCCGAGGTCGCGACCCTCGACGCCGCCCTCGGCCGGCTCGCGAGCGCCGCGGCCACCGCCCTCGGCGTGGAGCGCGCGGCGATCGCCGACGTGCCGGGCGCCGGGGCGGCCGGTGGCGCCGCGAGCGTGCTGCGCGCCCTCACCGGCGGCGAGATCGTCGCGGGCGGCGCCTGGTTCGCGGGACTCGTCGGCCTCGACCGGGCGATCGCCGGCAGCGCGCTCGTGCTCACCGGCGAGGGCAGGTTCGACGGCCAGTCAGCAGGCGGCAAGGTCGTCTCGGTCGTGCACGCCGCCGCCCGCGCACAGGGCGTGCAGCTCTGCGTGCTCGCGGGTGCGGTCGACGCGCACGCCGCCGCGGCGATGGGCGTGCCGGCGATCTCGATCGCGGCCGGGCCGGCGGACCTCGGCGCGCTGCAGCGCGACGCGGCCGACCTGCTCGCCGCAGCCGCGGCATCCGTCGCCCGGCTCACCCTCCGCGAGGCGCCGTAG
- a CDS encoding glutamine amidotransferase-related protein → MSRILIVQSRPEDDVAAAELEAMVRFGRLDEGRVERIRLDRDQPAIDLAGVDAVLIGGGPANFSDDPELRPAAHAGVVPWLTALATQVIRDDIPYLGACLGLGAVVHALGERMVRGIAESVAPVELSLVGEDWLIEGLPRAFTAFGGHKEGIREAPAGSVAHPVTTLAVSAACVHMLRVGEHVVATQFHPELDADGLEQRIRAYRDHGYFSPDEVDDLVRAGRAAHVEHPQTILARFAERYGLTR, encoded by the coding sequence ATGAGCCGCATCCTCATCGTGCAGTCGCGGCCCGAGGACGACGTCGCCGCTGCCGAGCTCGAGGCGATGGTGCGCTTCGGGCGCCTCGACGAGGGCCGCGTCGAGCGCATCCGGCTCGACCGCGACCAGCCCGCCATCGACCTGGCCGGCGTCGACGCCGTGCTCATCGGCGGCGGCCCCGCGAACTTCAGCGACGACCCCGAGCTGCGGCCCGCGGCGCACGCCGGCGTCGTGCCGTGGCTCACCGCGCTCGCGACGCAGGTGATCCGCGACGACATCCCCTACCTCGGCGCGTGCCTCGGCCTCGGCGCCGTCGTGCACGCGCTCGGCGAGCGGATGGTGCGGGGCATCGCGGAGTCGGTCGCGCCCGTCGAGCTGAGCCTCGTCGGCGAGGACTGGCTCATCGAGGGCCTCCCCCGCGCGTTCACCGCGTTCGGCGGCCACAAGGAGGGCATCCGCGAGGCCCCCGCGGGCTCGGTCGCGCACCCCGTCACGACGCTGGCCGTCTCCGCCGCCTGCGTGCACATGCTGCGGGTGGGCGAGCACGTCGTCGCGACGCAGTTCCACCCCGAGCTCGACGCCGACGGCCTTGAGCAGCGCATCCGCGCCTACCGCGACCACGGCTACTTCTCCCCCGACGAGGTCGACGACCTCGTCCGTGCCGGCCGGGCCGCGCACGTCGAGCATCCGCAGACCATCCTCGCCCGCTTCGCCGAGCGGTACGGGCTCACGCGATGA
- a CDS encoding ATP-binding protein has translation MDEADTPIRTPDQRLRVFVSSTLKELAAERQAVRSAIEGLQLAPVMFELGSRPHPPRSLYRSYLAQSDVFVGIYGERYGWVAPGEAVSGLEDEYALSGELPSLIYVLDPAPEREPRLAALLDRIRADDRVSYRAYRDADELATLVRQDLATLLAERFDAGRPRGALRADAMPGIPAPYSAIVGRDAERDALLAMLDRPDVRIVTIVGDGGIGKSRLAIEVAGAAAAAGRPVAFAMLETITVPERAITVIARSLGVRDTGDAPLEQKVVEALADRDVLLVVDNLEHVLGAVGLLVRLIGAAPRLTLLVTSRSPLRVRAERLFPLGPLDAAAAAALFEERAAAVRPGFRLGPENEATVAEICRRLDGSPLAIELAAARMVWMPVDELLRRLESALTLLVGGARDLPERQQALRSTIQWSVDLLDPSATEALTALAVPAGPFAGSTAEQVLGAAGIADPTAAITALAEASLLRHEDHRGAPMLALPVLVRAFARENGPASLLETARAAWIDHYRQVASDAEAAMRGASQLATLRRLDLEAENLGGVVRLLLDDRRLDDAAEHAWSLYLYHWIAGHLGLVREWMTELLALAERESIPLGVRTRAIALYYTHAIRFWQEPTSDVVPGMQASRDLFAEAEDPGGAALADVSIGLGLLTLPDGPDVPAATAVLERSRAGFRAVGDAWGEAMTLVMLGRIALLTGDIGGARERFEESLALATAQHELLGIGIARNHRGWARLFAGDVEGAADDLGTSLDESLALGHDEGVAYGLEGFVGVRGAQGDAVTAGVLQGAAQSLRRRKGALNRSGFDFSTMVVARLRDGGAGESFDGAAQRGATMPLVDVLALVRAP, from the coding sequence ATGGATGAGGCGGACACGCCGATCCGCACGCCTGACCAGCGGCTGCGCGTCTTCGTCAGCTCCACGCTGAAGGAGCTGGCGGCCGAGCGCCAGGCGGTCCGGTCGGCGATCGAGGGGCTGCAGCTCGCGCCGGTGATGTTCGAGCTGGGATCCCGGCCGCACCCGCCCCGCTCGCTCTACCGCTCCTACCTCGCGCAGAGCGACGTCTTCGTGGGCATCTACGGCGAGCGCTACGGCTGGGTGGCGCCGGGCGAGGCGGTCTCGGGGCTCGAGGACGAGTACGCGCTCTCCGGTGAGCTGCCGTCGCTCATCTACGTGCTCGACCCCGCGCCGGAGCGCGAGCCGCGGCTCGCGGCGCTGCTCGACCGCATCCGCGCCGACGACCGCGTGTCGTACCGCGCCTACCGCGACGCCGACGAGCTGGCGACGCTCGTGCGGCAGGACCTCGCGACGCTGCTCGCGGAGCGCTTCGACGCCGGCCGGCCGCGCGGCGCGCTGCGCGCCGACGCGATGCCGGGCATCCCCGCGCCCTACAGCGCGATCGTCGGCCGCGACGCCGAGCGCGACGCGCTGCTCGCGATGCTCGACCGCCCCGACGTGCGGATCGTGACGATCGTGGGCGACGGCGGCATCGGCAAGTCGCGGCTCGCGATCGAGGTGGCGGGGGCGGCCGCGGCCGCCGGTCGCCCGGTCGCCTTCGCGATGCTCGAGACGATCACCGTGCCGGAGCGGGCCATCACCGTGATCGCCCGCTCGCTCGGCGTGCGCGACACCGGCGACGCGCCGCTCGAGCAGAAGGTCGTCGAGGCGCTCGCCGATCGCGACGTGCTGCTCGTGGTCGACAACCTCGAGCACGTGCTGGGCGCCGTCGGGCTGCTCGTGCGGCTCATCGGCGCCGCCCCGCGGCTGACGCTGCTCGTGACGAGCCGCTCGCCGCTGCGCGTGCGCGCGGAGCGGCTCTTCCCGCTCGGTCCGCTCGACGCCGCCGCAGCGGCGGCGCTCTTCGAGGAGCGCGCGGCCGCCGTCCGACCGGGCTTCCGACTGGGTCCCGAGAACGAGGCGACGGTCGCCGAGATCTGCCGCCGGCTCGACGGCAGCCCGCTCGCGATCGAGCTCGCGGCCGCGCGCATGGTGTGGATGCCGGTCGACGAGCTGCTGCGCCGGCTGGAGTCGGCGCTCACCCTGCTCGTCGGCGGCGCGCGCGACCTGCCCGAGCGCCAGCAGGCGCTGCGCAGCACGATCCAGTGGAGCGTCGACCTGCTCGATCCGAGCGCCACCGAGGCGCTCACCGCGCTCGCCGTGCCCGCCGGCCCGTTCGCGGGCAGCACCGCCGAGCAGGTGCTGGGCGCCGCCGGCATCGCCGATCCGACCGCCGCGATCACCGCCCTCGCCGAGGCGAGCCTGCTGCGCCACGAGGACCATCGGGGCGCGCCGATGCTCGCGCTGCCCGTGCTCGTCCGCGCGTTCGCGCGGGAAAACGGACCCGCGTCGCTGCTCGAGACCGCCAGGGCGGCGTGGATCGACCACTACCGGCAGGTCGCGTCGGATGCGGAGGCGGCGATGCGGGGCGCGTCGCAGCTCGCGACGCTGCGACGGCTCGACCTCGAGGCCGAGAACCTCGGCGGCGTCGTGCGGCTGCTGCTCGACGACCGCCGGCTCGACGACGCCGCCGAGCACGCGTGGTCGCTCTACCTCTACCACTGGATCGCCGGCCACCTCGGACTCGTGCGCGAGTGGATGACCGAGCTGCTCGCGCTCGCCGAGCGCGAGTCGATCCCGCTCGGCGTGCGCACGCGAGCGATCGCGCTCTACTACACCCACGCCATCCGCTTCTGGCAGGAGCCGACGTCGGACGTCGTGCCCGGGATGCAGGCCTCGCGCGACCTCTTCGCGGAGGCGGAGGACCCCGGCGGCGCCGCCCTCGCCGACGTCTCGATCGGCCTGGGACTGCTGACGCTGCCCGACGGGCCCGACGTTCCCGCCGCGACCGCCGTGCTCGAGCGCAGCCGCGCCGGCTTCCGCGCCGTCGGGGATGCGTGGGGCGAGGCGATGACGCTCGTGATGCTCGGCCGGATCGCCCTGCTCACCGGCGACATCGGCGGGGCGCGCGAGCGCTTCGAGGAGAGCCTCGCGCTCGCGACGGCGCAGCACGAGCTGCTCGGCATCGGCATCGCTCGCAACCACCGCGGCTGGGCGCGGCTGTTCGCGGGCGACGTCGAGGGCGCGGCTGACGACCTCGGCACGAGCCTCGACGAGTCGCTCGCGCTCGGGCACGACGAGGGCGTCGCGTACGGGCTCGAGGGCTTCGTCGGCGTGCGCGGCGCCCAGGGCGACGCGGTCACCGCGGGCGTGCTGCAGGGCGCGGCGCAGTCGTTGCGGCGCCGGAAGGGCGCGCTCAACCGCAGCGGGTTCGACTTCTCGACGATGGTCGTCGCGCGGCTGCGGGATGGCGGGGCGGGCGAGTCGTTCGACGGCGCGGCCCAGCGCGGCGCGACGATGCCGCTCGTCGACGTGCTCGCGCTGGTCCGCGCACCATGA
- a CDS encoding acetyl-CoA C-acyltransferase → MPETIIAGYARTPFAKFLGQLAQVPSTALGAHAAKHALEKAGIAATEVDAVIVGQVLQAAVGQNPPRQTAVGAGIPMTVPALGVNAVCLSGTEAIVTGHRMIQLGEADVVVAVGQESMTLAPHAAPMRAGAKFGQLSLTDTMQFDGLTDAFEHVPMGESTDGYNAAFEVTREQQDEFAAASHARLVRAQADGTLDGEIVPFEAKAGRKTVTVAVDDGVRAETTVESLAALRPAFTPEGSITAGNASQITDGAAAVVLVSDAYATEHGITGLARVLATGFVAGPDVSLHSQPADAIEQALRRAGRSASDLQAVEINEAFAAVGVASTRQLGVDPEIVNANGGAVSLGHPIGASGARIVGHLARRLQQLGSGAIGASGICGGGGQGSAVVLEAI, encoded by the coding sequence ATGCCCGAGACGATCATCGCCGGTTACGCGCGCACCCCGTTCGCCAAGTTCCTGGGGCAGCTGGCCCAGGTGCCCTCGACGGCGCTCGGCGCCCACGCGGCGAAGCACGCGCTCGAGAAGGCCGGGATCGCCGCGACCGAGGTGGACGCCGTCATCGTCGGCCAGGTGCTGCAGGCCGCCGTGGGGCAGAACCCGCCGCGCCAGACGGCGGTGGGCGCCGGCATCCCGATGACCGTGCCGGCGCTCGGCGTCAACGCCGTGTGCCTCTCGGGCACCGAGGCGATCGTCACCGGCCACCGCATGATCCAGCTCGGCGAGGCCGACGTCGTCGTCGCCGTCGGCCAGGAGTCGATGACGCTCGCACCGCATGCCGCGCCGATGCGCGCCGGCGCGAAGTTCGGGCAGCTCTCGCTCACCGACACGATGCAGTTCGACGGGCTGACGGATGCCTTCGAGCACGTGCCCATGGGGGAGTCGACCGACGGCTACAACGCCGCGTTCGAGGTCACGCGCGAGCAGCAGGACGAGTTCGCCGCCGCGTCGCACGCCCGGCTCGTGCGCGCGCAGGCCGACGGGACGCTCGACGGCGAGATCGTGCCGTTCGAGGCGAAGGCCGGCCGGAAGACCGTGACCGTGGCCGTCGACGACGGCGTGCGCGCGGAGACCACCGTCGAGTCGCTCGCCGCGCTGCGCCCCGCGTTCACCCCGGAGGGGTCGATCACCGCCGGCAACGCCTCGCAGATCACCGACGGCGCCGCTGCGGTCGTGCTCGTGTCGGACGCCTACGCGACCGAGCACGGCATCACCGGCCTCGCCCGCGTGCTCGCGACCGGCTTCGTCGCCGGCCCGGACGTGTCGCTGCACTCGCAGCCCGCCGACGCGATCGAGCAGGCGCTCCGACGCGCGGGCAGGTCGGCGAGCGACCTGCAGGCGGTCGAGATCAACGAGGCGTTCGCGGCGGTCGGCGTCGCGTCGACGCGGCAGCTCGGCGTCGACCCCGAGATCGTCAACGCCAACGGCGGTGCCGTCTCGCTGGGCCACCCGATCGGCGCATCCGGCGCGCGCATCGTCGGGCACCTCGCCCGTCGCCTGCAGCAGCTGGGCAGCGGCGCGATCGGCGCGAGCGGCATCTGCGGTGGCGGCGGCCAGGGCTCCGCGGTGGTGCTCGAGGCGATCTGA